Proteins encoded within one genomic window of Saccharopolyspora pogona:
- a CDS encoding universal stress protein: MNETSRKAVVVGFDLTESSRRAVWWAAREASSRRHPLMLVHVLTWPFEELAPIKVPGEGDVLEPLQKILRQELAELVAGCWEIDAELEVHSSMPFGDPAEMLADLAGEAEVLVLGGPRIGMEFGVLGSTSAELLTRRTGAPIVVVRGGREQLGSAPVVVGVDGSSASRLAMGFGYDFASRHGSELVAVHAWSDLPLDPFARVQQWELPWGEVREEAEEVLASSLSGWGERFPDVSVRRVVTPEKPAEALFREAEGASLLVVGSHGRGRIRRSLLGSVSHAVVNRASCPVAVLRAG, from the coding sequence ATGAATGAGACCAGTCGCAAGGCTGTGGTGGTGGGGTTCGATCTGACGGAGTCTTCCCGACGTGCTGTGTGGTGGGCAGCGCGCGAGGCATCCAGTCGGCGTCATCCGTTGATGCTCGTGCACGTGCTCACGTGGCCGTTCGAAGAGCTCGCCCCGATCAAGGTGCCAGGCGAAGGTGACGTCCTGGAGCCGCTGCAGAAGATCCTGCGACAGGAACTCGCGGAATTGGTCGCCGGCTGCTGGGAAATCGACGCGGAGCTGGAAGTGCACAGCAGCATGCCGTTCGGGGATCCGGCGGAGATGTTGGCGGACTTGGCCGGGGAGGCCGAGGTGCTGGTGCTCGGCGGGCCGCGCATCGGGATGGAGTTCGGGGTGCTGGGCTCGACGTCGGCGGAACTGCTGACGCGACGTACCGGGGCTCCCATCGTCGTGGTGCGCGGTGGCCGCGAGCAGCTCGGTTCGGCGCCGGTCGTCGTCGGCGTCGACGGATCATCGGCCAGCCGACTCGCCATGGGTTTCGGCTACGACTTCGCTTCCCGTCACGGCAGCGAACTGGTCGCGGTGCACGCTTGGAGCGACCTTCCGCTGGATCCCTTCGCCCGGGTGCAGCAGTGGGAGCTGCCTTGGGGCGAGGTGCGCGAAGAAGCCGAGGAAGTTCTCGCCTCATCCCTGTCGGGCTGGGGTGAACGGTTTCCCGATGTCAGCGTTCGGCGGGTGGTTACGCCGGAAAAGCCCGCCGAGGCGCTGTTCAGAGAAGCCGAGGGCGCGAGCCTGCTGGTCGTGGGCAGCCATGGGAGGGGACGCATCCGTCGCAGCCTGCTCGGCTCGGTGAGCCATGCGGTCGTCAACCGCGCCTCTTGCCCGGTCGCAGTCCTGCGCGCTGGGTGA
- a CDS encoding universal stress protein, which yields MSTPDQPVVVGVDGSDSSITAAVWAAAEADRRRAPLHVVITNDDPARADYAEKAVQKAAAECSANRPNLAVNAEVATGHPVEVLLRQSAKAQLVVLGARGHCGFTDALLGGVSVGVATHASCPVVIVRKGVPTTVGPVVAGVDDSTCSQEALRFAFAAAERLGTDLVVMEVWHEEGLLAVPLTPADREQVERGIKQSLGKQTAALREEYPKVTVREVAQRGHPVAVLTDAARDACLLVVGHRGGGGFDGLFLGSVAAGVLHHAQCPVAVVRTAGGHQAQ from the coding sequence ATGTCAACACCGGACCAGCCCGTTGTGGTGGGCGTTGACGGATCGGACAGCTCGATCACGGCTGCCGTCTGGGCCGCCGCGGAAGCGGATCGCCGCCGCGCGCCGCTGCACGTCGTGATCACCAACGACGATCCGGCCCGCGCCGATTACGCCGAGAAGGCGGTGCAGAAGGCCGCGGCGGAGTGCAGTGCCAACCGGCCGAATCTTGCGGTGAACGCCGAAGTCGCGACCGGTCATCCGGTCGAGGTGCTGTTGCGCCAGAGCGCGAAAGCACAGTTGGTGGTCCTCGGTGCGCGTGGGCATTGCGGTTTCACCGACGCCCTGCTGGGCGGGGTGAGCGTCGGCGTGGCCACCCACGCGTCCTGCCCGGTCGTCATCGTGCGCAAGGGCGTCCCCACCACCGTGGGCCCAGTGGTCGCCGGTGTGGATGATTCAACGTGCAGCCAGGAAGCGCTGCGGTTCGCGTTCGCCGCCGCAGAGCGGCTGGGCACCGACCTGGTCGTGATGGAGGTGTGGCACGAAGAAGGCCTGCTCGCCGTGCCGTTGACACCCGCCGACCGCGAACAGGTGGAGCGGGGGATCAAACAGTCGCTGGGCAAGCAAACCGCTGCCCTGCGCGAGGAATACCCGAAGGTCACGGTGCGCGAGGTGGCCCAGCGGGGACACCCCGTAGCTGTTTTGACCGATGCGGCCCGCGACGCATGTCTGCTCGTCGTCGGGCACCGGGGCGGCGGCGGGTTCGACGGGCTTTTCCTGGGTTCGGTGGCTGCAGGAGTCTTGCACCACGCCCAGTGCCCGGTAGCTGTCGTCCGTACCGCAGGAGGACATCAAGCGCAGTAG
- a CDS encoding universal stress protein: protein MESTGRVVVGVDGSESSLTAVRWAAGEADLRPAKQLYVVMASGDPMWDDEAWEILGPVTDQIAGDHPSLEVSSDVVPGDPADVLLQLSEGAVLVAVGSRGRSTLAATLLGSVSAKVATHARRPVVVVRERREGGPVVVGLDNSPHSGAALQYAFDAASRYESELVAMQVWQDIEYAPVVPRLEYELADLRDEALRGVAEQLAGWAESYPNVPVRKVAQRGHPVAELAAAAEDARLLVVGHRGRGGFTGLLLGSVAAGVLHHAPCPVAVVRDTKG from the coding sequence ATGGAGTCGACTGGGCGGGTTGTCGTCGGAGTGGATGGCTCCGAATCGTCGCTGACGGCCGTTCGGTGGGCTGCTGGAGAAGCCGATCTGCGGCCCGCCAAGCAGCTGTACGTCGTGATGGCGTCCGGTGACCCGATGTGGGACGACGAGGCCTGGGAAATCCTCGGACCAGTGACGGACCAGATCGCAGGCGACCACCCAAGCCTTGAAGTCTCCTCGGACGTCGTGCCCGGCGACCCCGCGGACGTCCTGCTACAGCTCTCCGAAGGTGCCGTGCTGGTAGCGGTCGGTTCACGCGGACGAAGCACGCTGGCCGCGACCTTGCTGGGCTCGGTCAGCGCCAAGGTGGCTACCCACGCGCGGCGCCCGGTCGTCGTGGTCCGAGAGCGCCGCGAGGGCGGCCCGGTCGTCGTCGGGCTGGACAACTCCCCGCACAGCGGCGCCGCCCTGCAGTACGCGTTCGACGCCGCGTCCCGGTATGAGTCCGAGCTCGTGGCCATGCAGGTATGGCAGGACATCGAGTACGCGCCGGTCGTGCCCCGCCTGGAATACGAGCTGGCCGATCTGCGCGACGAAGCATTGCGCGGGGTGGCAGAGCAACTCGCTGGCTGGGCCGAGTCCTACCCGAATGTGCCTGTCCGCAAGGTCGCCCAGCGGGGACACCCGGTCGCCGAGCTCGCCGCCGCAGCCGAAGATGCACGGCTGCTGGTTGTCGGGCACCGCGGACGCGGCGGGTTCACCGGACTGCTGCTGGGATCGGTGGCCGCCGGTGTGCTGCACCACGCCCCGTGCCCGGTCGCTGTCGTCCGTGACACGAAAGGTTGA
- a CDS encoding SpoIIAA family protein encodes MLEKLTDAPDGIDAVKAIGTVSKEDYEEVFEPLVESARRENRRIRLLYQFGAEFRGFTPGAAWEDTKLGFGAIQLFDGCAVVSDTWWIRESSRLVGFLLPCPVRVFGNDERDAAIDWLSSLPEGPGVSHRLVPESGVLVVEVEEPLRVQDFDALARTADTWLNEHGDLPGLVVHAREFPGWENVSSMLRHVRFVRDHHRKVKRVALSADSKLASLVPHLAKHFVQAEVNSFGYDEIDDAITWAAGPTGRGT; translated from the coding sequence ATGCTTGAGAAGCTGACGGACGCACCGGACGGGATCGACGCTGTCAAAGCCATTGGCACGGTGTCGAAAGAGGACTACGAAGAGGTCTTCGAGCCGCTCGTCGAGTCGGCGCGGAGGGAGAACCGGCGCATTCGACTCCTCTACCAGTTCGGGGCGGAATTCCGGGGTTTCACGCCGGGGGCGGCTTGGGAGGACACCAAGCTCGGGTTCGGGGCGATTCAGCTGTTCGACGGCTGTGCGGTCGTCAGCGACACGTGGTGGATCCGGGAGTCGAGCCGGCTCGTGGGCTTCCTGCTGCCCTGCCCGGTGCGGGTCTTCGGCAATGACGAACGGGATGCGGCGATCGATTGGCTGAGCTCGTTGCCCGAAGGTCCCGGCGTGTCGCACCGGCTCGTTCCTGAGTCGGGAGTCCTCGTGGTCGAGGTCGAAGAACCCCTGCGGGTGCAGGACTTCGACGCCTTGGCGCGGACAGCGGATACGTGGCTGAACGAGCACGGTGATCTGCCAGGCCTGGTCGTCCATGCTCGCGAGTTTCCCGGCTGGGAGAACGTCTCGAGCATGCTCCGGCACGTGCGATTCGTGCGCGACCACCACCGCAAGGTCAAGCGCGTGGCGCTGTCGGCAGACAGCAAACTGGCGAGTCTGGTACCGCATCTCGCCAAGCACTTCGTCCAGGCCGAGGTGAACAGTTTCGGGTACGACGAGATTGACGATGCCATCACGTGGGCGGCAGGCCCTACTGGGCGAGGTACCTGA
- a CDS encoding DUF3040 domain-containing protein, translating to MLRRYERRLLEEIERQLCSEDPEFAQRMTHVRPFMKVLGWLTVRRALGIVAAFLALLCVVFNEGTGFVVAGALAAALFMSESWQIQTE from the coding sequence ATGCTGAGACGCTACGAACGGCGCCTTCTCGAGGAGATCGAGCGGCAGCTGTGTTCCGAAGACCCGGAGTTCGCGCAAAGGATGACCCATGTGCGCCCATTCATGAAGGTCTTGGGGTGGCTCACGGTTCGCAGGGCTCTCGGAATTGTGGCGGCGTTCCTCGCCCTGCTGTGCGTGGTGTTCAACGAAGGTACCGGATTCGTCGTTGCCGGGGCACTCGCCGCAGCGCTGTTCATGTCCGAGAGTTGGCAGATCCAGACCGAATGA
- a CDS encoding DUF1876 domain-containing protein, whose translation MPTTEHWSVDIYLTEEEDRTHAQAQLHTRDATDLRGNGLAKRSPEDVNVPEVGAELAAARALFELAHCLLRAATVDVEQLTGKPAHLHS comes from the coding sequence ATGCCCACGACAGAGCACTGGTCGGTCGACATCTACCTCACCGAGGAAGAAGACCGCACTCACGCCCAAGCGCAGTTGCACACTCGGGACGCGACCGATCTGCGGGGCAACGGGTTGGCCAAGCGGAGCCCCGAGGACGTCAACGTTCCGGAGGTCGGTGCCGAACTCGCCGCGGCCCGGGCGTTGTTCGAACTCGCGCATTGCCTGCTCCGCGCGGCGACTGTCGACGTCGAACAGCTGACCGGCAAGCCCGCACACCTGCACAGCTAG
- a CDS encoding IS630 family transposase → MARTGRPKAELVLTDDERSTLQRWARRAKSSQALALRCRIVLACADGLSNVDVAEKLRVSRPTVGKWRSRFVQRRLKGLVDEDRPGAPRKITDEQVEKVVVSTLEEKPNNATHWSRTSMAKRSGLSKSTVGRIWKAFNLKPHLADTFKLSTDPQFIEKVRNVVGLYMNPPENAVVLCTDEKSQVQALERSQPVLPMMPGMPERRTHDYVRHGVTSLFAAFDIATGKVISSLHRRHRSVEFRKFLTKIDKTVPAELGVHVICDNYATHKTEIIQKWLAKHPRFQIHFIPTGSSWINQVERWFGELTTKLLQRGVHTSVQALEADIRNWIDEWNNDPRPFIWTKSADEILESLRSYCQRISGAGH, encoded by the coding sequence ATGGCGAGGACTGGGCGGCCGAAGGCTGAGTTGGTGCTGACCGACGATGAGCGTTCGACGTTGCAGCGTTGGGCTCGGCGGGCGAAGAGTTCGCAGGCTTTGGCGTTGCGGTGTCGGATTGTGCTGGCATGCGCCGATGGTTTGTCCAATGTGGATGTCGCCGAGAAGTTGCGGGTGTCGCGGCCGACGGTGGGCAAGTGGCGGTCGCGGTTTGTCCAGCGACGACTGAAGGGGTTGGTCGACGAGGATCGCCCAGGCGCGCCGCGGAAGATCACCGACGAACAGGTGGAGAAGGTGGTCGTCTCGACGTTGGAAGAGAAACCGAACAACGCGACGCATTGGTCGCGTACATCGATGGCGAAGCGTTCCGGGCTGAGTAAATCGACCGTGGGACGGATCTGGAAAGCGTTCAACCTTAAACCCCACTTGGCCGACACATTCAAGCTCTCTACCGATCCGCAGTTCATCGAGAAGGTCCGTAACGTCGTCGGCCTGTATATGAACCCGCCCGAGAACGCAGTGGTTCTGTGCACCGATGAGAAATCCCAGGTGCAAGCGCTGGAGAGGTCCCAGCCGGTGTTGCCGATGATGCCCGGCATGCCCGAGCGGCGCACCCACGACTACGTCCGTCACGGCGTCACCAGCCTGTTCGCCGCCTTCGACATCGCCACCGGCAAGGTCATCTCCTCGCTGCACCGCCGGCACCGCTCGGTCGAGTTCCGCAAATTTCTCACCAAGATCGACAAAACCGTACCGGCGGAGTTAGGCGTCCATGTCATTTGTGACAACTACGCCACCCACAAAACCGAGATCATCCAGAAATGGCTAGCGAAGCATCCCCGATTCCAAATCCACTTCATCCCGACCGGATCGTCCTGGATCAACCAGGTCGAACGCTGGTTCGGCGAATTGACCACCAAACTCCTGCAACGCGGCGTGCACACCAGCGTCCAGGCACTCGAGGCCGATATCCGCAACTGGATCGACGAGTGGAACAACGATCCCCGGCCGTTCATCTGGACGAAGAGCGCTGACGAGATCTTGGAGTCACTCCGATCATATTGTCAACGAATCTCCGGCGCAGGACACTAG
- a CDS encoding universal stress protein produces MHALQAEAVVAGFDGSTESQRAVWWAALEATTRNQPLLLVHAFAVPLEELTRIHLSSEAVALEPMRGAAQRTVEDMAAECRQKLPGLDVWTEVRLGHPATVLTDAASRASELGVDGSEHAAEALLTAAVDADLLVVGTHGRGVVRTALFGSVSHAVLHYAPCPVAVVH; encoded by the coding sequence ATGCATGCGTTGCAGGCGGAAGCGGTGGTCGCGGGATTCGACGGGTCCACCGAGTCGCAGCGGGCGGTGTGGTGGGCCGCTCTTGAGGCCACGACACGCAACCAGCCCTTGCTCCTGGTACACGCATTCGCCGTTCCGCTGGAGGAACTGACCCGGATCCACCTGTCCAGCGAGGCGGTCGCGCTCGAACCGATGCGCGGTGCCGCGCAGCGGACAGTAGAGGACATGGCCGCAGAGTGCCGCCAGAAGCTGCCCGGACTGGACGTGTGGACCGAGGTGCGCCTAGGCCATCCCGCCACTGTGCTGACCGACGCCGCTTCCCGCGCGAGTGAGCTCGGTGTGGACGGCTCCGAACACGCCGCAGAAGCGTTGCTCACGGCCGCCGTCGACGCCGATCTGCTCGTCGTCGGAACCCACGGACGCGGCGTCGTCCGGACGGCGCTGTTCGGCTCGGTCAGCCACGCAGTACTGCACTACGCCCCATGTCCCGTCGCCGTCGTTCACTGA
- a CDS encoding heavy metal translocating P-type ATPase has protein sequence MSGPRSVPRSQNAARRVRPWFEPTLLAVTAGALLLGVIAWAVGAASTADAAWVAGTAVAIAPALTWMAHALWRGRTGVDLIAVLSLGGTLVVHEYLAGSLIAVMLASGQALDAAAQRRASHDLRALLEHAPRFAHRYADGALETVVVDQVSVGDLLLVNPGEVVPVDGQVGSSAAVLDESVLTGESAHVERTAGEPVRSGVVNAGSAFDLRAGATAEESTYTGIVRLAQEAGAERAPVVRLADRYATWFLPLALLLAGGAWLITGSPVGAVAVLVVATPCPLLLAVPVAIVSGMSRASRIGVIIRDGSALENLGHATTVIVDKTGTLTAGRPTVVDVIAAPTSDASEVLRMAASLDQASPHVLADAIVAHARKQHLALLRPRDASEQPGRGMSGIVDGMRVEVGRLALPENRPRWADAVLNRAMLDATAIAWVSCEGELQGALLLRDPLRRDAPRTLRRLRNAGLQRLVMLTGDRSEPARDVASVLGLDWVHAEQTPTEKVARVRAESATATTVMVGDGVNDAPALAAATVGIAMGARGSTASSEAADIVLTTDRLDRLADAVNIARRARGIAVQSAAVGMGLSIIAMGVAAVGWLPPAAGALLQEGIDLAVIANALRALGGSHRGELTVPHSTEDLLHQFDAEQEKLRETLPLIRDTADLLSEAPGSTKALAALRRTRDFLDRRLIPHEQAEETQLYPALAAPLGSSEATATMSRMHAEIDRLSRRIGTHLALAESQGRIGDDQIEDLLATLYGLHAVLCLHFTQEEENYFALADTDHDF, from the coding sequence ATGTCCGGACCACGCTCAGTACCCAGGTCGCAGAACGCTGCTCGCCGCGTTCGGCCGTGGTTCGAGCCAACCCTACTCGCTGTCACTGCGGGCGCGTTGCTGCTCGGCGTCATCGCCTGGGCGGTTGGCGCCGCCAGCACGGCCGACGCGGCGTGGGTGGCCGGAACCGCGGTAGCGATCGCGCCCGCGCTGACGTGGATGGCGCACGCGCTGTGGCGCGGACGTACCGGGGTAGATCTCATCGCCGTGCTCTCGCTCGGTGGGACCCTCGTGGTGCACGAGTACCTCGCCGGATCGCTGATCGCGGTCATGTTGGCGTCCGGGCAGGCCCTGGACGCCGCGGCGCAGCGCCGGGCCTCCCACGACCTGCGCGCCTTGCTGGAACACGCGCCGCGGTTCGCTCATCGATACGCGGATGGCGCGCTCGAAACCGTTGTCGTGGACCAAGTGAGCGTCGGCGACCTGCTGCTGGTGAACCCCGGCGAGGTGGTGCCGGTGGACGGCCAGGTCGGAAGTAGTGCCGCAGTCCTCGACGAATCGGTGCTGACCGGCGAGTCCGCCCACGTCGAACGCACTGCCGGAGAGCCCGTTCGCAGCGGGGTTGTCAACGCTGGCTCCGCCTTCGACCTGCGGGCCGGCGCGACAGCCGAGGAAAGCACTTACACCGGAATCGTGCGGTTGGCGCAAGAGGCCGGTGCTGAGCGGGCACCCGTTGTCCGCCTCGCCGACCGGTATGCGACGTGGTTCCTACCCCTGGCCCTGCTCCTGGCCGGTGGCGCTTGGCTGATCACCGGCTCCCCTGTTGGCGCTGTTGCCGTGCTGGTGGTCGCGACTCCGTGCCCGCTGCTGCTGGCAGTGCCAGTGGCCATCGTGTCGGGCATGTCCCGAGCCTCCCGGATCGGCGTGATCATCCGTGACGGCTCAGCTCTGGAGAACCTCGGCCACGCCACCACCGTGATCGTGGACAAGACCGGCACCCTGACCGCAGGGCGTCCGACCGTCGTCGACGTCATCGCCGCACCGACCTCCGACGCGTCGGAGGTGCTCCGGATGGCCGCCTCGCTCGACCAGGCATCCCCGCACGTCCTCGCCGACGCCATCGTCGCGCACGCCCGAAAGCAGCACCTCGCTCTGCTCCGACCGCGCGACGCGTCGGAACAACCCGGGCGAGGAATGAGTGGCATCGTCGACGGCATGCGCGTCGAAGTCGGCAGACTCGCACTACCGGAGAACAGACCCCGTTGGGCCGACGCCGTGCTCAACCGAGCCATGCTCGACGCCACCGCCATCGCCTGGGTCAGCTGCGAAGGCGAACTGCAGGGCGCCTTACTGCTTCGCGATCCCCTTCGCAGGGACGCCCCCAGGACCCTCAGACGGCTGCGGAACGCGGGATTGCAGCGCCTGGTCATGCTCACCGGCGACCGCTCCGAACCCGCCCGAGACGTCGCCAGTGTGCTGGGGCTGGACTGGGTGCACGCGGAGCAAACCCCCACGGAGAAGGTGGCCCGCGTCCGCGCCGAAAGCGCAACGGCGACCACCGTCATGGTCGGCGACGGGGTCAACGACGCCCCCGCGTTGGCGGCCGCGACGGTGGGAATCGCCATGGGCGCCCGGGGTTCGACCGCCTCGTCGGAGGCCGCCGACATCGTGCTCACCACCGACCGACTCGATCGCCTCGCCGACGCCGTGAACATCGCCCGCCGAGCACGTGGCATCGCGGTGCAAAGCGCCGCCGTCGGCATGGGTCTGTCCATCATCGCCATGGGCGTCGCCGCCGTCGGCTGGCTACCGCCGGCGGCAGGCGCGCTGCTTCAGGAAGGCATCGACCTCGCGGTTATCGCCAACGCGCTGCGTGCTCTGGGCGGCAGTCACCGAGGTGAGCTCACCGTGCCGCACTCCACGGAGGACCTGCTGCACCAATTCGACGCCGAACAGGAAAAGCTCCGCGAAACCCTGCCCTTGATCCGCGACACCGCAGACCTCCTCTCCGAAGCCCCCGGCTCGACGAAGGCGCTCGCCGCGCTGCGCCGGACTCGGGATTTCCTGGACCGGCGCTTGATCCCGCACGAGCAGGCCGAGGAGACCCAGCTCTACCCGGCCCTCGCCGCTCCCCTGGGCAGTTCCGAAGCCACCGCCACGATGAGCCGCATGCACGCCGAGATCGACAGGCTCAGCAGGCGGATCGGGACTCACCTGGCATTGGCCGAGTCTCAAGGGCGCATCGGAGACGACCAGATCGAGGACCTCCTCGCCACCCTGTACGGCCTGCACGCCGTGCTCTGCCTGCACTTCACCCAGGAGGAAGAGAACTACTTCGCACTCGCCGACACCGACCACGACTTCTGA
- a CDS encoding phosphopantetheine-binding protein produces MTQPTTPQHARGLVRDALLKAMPGADLDELDGHEDFREALELDSLDFLVFVETLGNASGTRIDEDDNDNDNDNDNDKLTAVDSAVDFLTAWS; encoded by the coding sequence ATGACCCAGCCGACCACACCACAGCACGCCCGCGGCCTCGTGCGTGATGCGCTGCTGAAGGCCATGCCCGGAGCCGACCTCGACGAGCTGGACGGCCACGAAGACTTCCGCGAGGCGCTCGAACTGGACTCCCTGGACTTCCTCGTCTTCGTCGAAACCCTCGGCAATGCCAGCGGAACCCGCATCGACGAAGACGACAACGACAACGACAACGACAACGACAACGACAAACTAACCGCAGTGGACTCGGCAGTCGACTTCCTCACCGCTTGGTCATGA
- a CDS encoding universal stress protein has translation MTEYKPRIVVGVDGSPGSRAALRWALRYAEQSDGRVKALIACGYPALVDVVLPMSEGDVAAEARRELRKAVEETAASLGARVPVEQTVVRDHAARALLDEAQEADLLVVGSRGRGGFAGTLLGSVGQHCVLHAPCPVVIVRHVDG, from the coding sequence ATGACCGAGTACAAGCCGCGGATCGTGGTGGGCGTGGACGGTTCGCCCGGCTCCCGAGCTGCACTGCGCTGGGCGCTGCGGTACGCCGAGCAGAGCGACGGACGCGTCAAAGCGCTGATCGCGTGTGGCTATCCGGCCCTCGTCGACGTGGTGCTGCCGATGTCGGAGGGCGACGTAGCCGCCGAGGCCAGGCGGGAGTTGCGGAAAGCGGTCGAGGAAACCGCCGCCTCACTGGGGGCGCGGGTTCCCGTGGAGCAGACGGTGGTGCGAGATCACGCGGCGCGTGCACTGCTGGACGAGGCCCAGGAGGCAGACCTGCTCGTGGTGGGCAGCCGTGGGCGTGGCGGATTCGCCGGGACTCTCCTCGGATCGGTCGGCCAACACTGCGTGCTCCACGCGCCGTGTCCGGTCGTCATCGTCCGCCACGTCGACGGCTGA
- a CDS encoding universal stress protein, translated as MNEKAPRIVVGVDGSPGSRAALCWTLRYAEQCGGVVNAVMAWVPSTFTEITPMPPALSDEDAVARAEWELRKAVDETSALLATSVPIHREVVRGHAARALLDEAQDEDLLVVGNRGHGGFVGALLGSVSQHCVSHAHCPVVVVRPTAR; from the coding sequence ATGAATGAGAAAGCGCCGCGGATCGTTGTCGGCGTGGACGGCTCGCCGGGATCGAGGGCCGCGCTGTGCTGGACGCTGCGCTACGCCGAACAGTGCGGCGGCGTGGTCAATGCGGTGATGGCGTGGGTTCCGTCGACCTTCACCGAGATCACGCCAATGCCCCCGGCGCTCTCGGACGAGGATGCGGTTGCTCGTGCGGAGTGGGAGTTGCGGAAGGCGGTCGACGAAACCTCGGCTTTGCTGGCGACGTCGGTGCCCATTCATCGAGAGGTGGTTCGCGGGCATGCCGCGCGAGCGCTGCTGGACGAAGCTCAGGACGAGGATCTGCTGGTGGTTGGAAACCGTGGACACGGCGGATTCGTCGGTGCGCTGCTCGGATCGGTGAGTCAGCATTGCGTGAGCCACGCGCACTGCCCAGTGGTTGTTGTCCGTCCTACCGCGAGATGA
- a CDS encoding Hsp20/alpha crystallin family protein, with protein sequence MTSLLPRPSLGLPDIFQMFETEWPFGERHAMRVETYTEKDEFVVRCELPGVDPEKDIHINVEGNQLKITAERKHEERTDRHSEFYYGSFSRTLLLPTSCNTEDIKAEYEAGILTIHMPRREAETRKEIPVMRKGK encoded by the coding sequence ATGACCAGCTTGCTGCCTCGGCCGAGCCTGGGCCTGCCTGACATCTTCCAGATGTTCGAAACCGAGTGGCCCTTCGGTGAACGGCATGCGATGCGCGTGGAGACCTACACCGAGAAGGACGAGTTCGTGGTCCGCTGCGAACTCCCCGGCGTGGACCCCGAAAAGGACATCCACATCAACGTCGAGGGCAACCAGCTCAAGATCACCGCGGAGCGCAAGCACGAAGAACGCACCGACCGGCACAGCGAGTTCTACTACGGCTCGTTCAGCCGCACCCTGCTGCTGCCGACCAGCTGCAACACCGAAGACATCAAGGCCGAGTACGAAGCGGGCATCCTCACCATCCACATGCCACGTCGAGAAGCCGAGACCCGCAAGGAAATCCCGGTGATGCGCAAGGGCAAGTGA